The following coding sequences are from one Candidatus Hydrogenedentota bacterium window:
- a CDS encoding glycosyltransferase family 4 protein: MRVVIDAWQAGNRSGTGRYVEELIPALAALDAGLELHAVLPGNQDLSRKLADVDPRILRLHPAGRRPWSKAYSMHVGMPGIARRYAAELVHYTANVGELTSAAGSVLTVHDLSFLEHPEWFAQNRAWYYRAAVPRSARSARRVIAVSRFTADSLLSWLGLPEDRVDVVHNGLSPEFQPAPRAARDAVRNHYGLPERYFLYVGTLEPRKNIPRLIAAWSSVVRDTACDLVIAGREGWKVGPVRAAAETSPHRQRIHFPGFVAEEHLPALLSDAVAFAWPSLFEGFGWPPLEAMACGAPVVTSDTSSIPEIVGDGALTVDPYDEEAIADALRRIAEDETTRDALREKGRARAALFSWDRAARETLKTYNKAMA; encoded by the coding sequence ATGCGCGTAGTCATCGATGCATGGCAGGCGGGTAACCGCAGTGGTACGGGACGTTACGTCGAGGAACTGATTCCCGCGCTGGCGGCGCTCGATGCCGGGCTTGAACTCCACGCCGTGCTGCCGGGAAACCAGGATCTATCTCGAAAACTCGCCGATGTGGACCCCCGAATCCTGCGCTTGCATCCCGCGGGGCGCAGACCGTGGTCGAAAGCCTACAGCATGCACGTAGGCATGCCCGGCATTGCGCGGCGGTACGCAGCCGAACTGGTCCATTACACGGCGAATGTGGGCGAGTTGACCTCGGCCGCCGGCAGCGTCCTCACGGTGCACGACCTCAGCTTCCTGGAGCATCCCGAATGGTTTGCCCAGAACCGGGCGTGGTACTACCGCGCCGCGGTGCCCCGTTCCGCACGCAGCGCCCGGCGCGTGATCGCCGTGTCGCGGTTTACGGCTGACTCGCTGTTGTCGTGGCTGGGGTTGCCCGAGGACCGCGTCGACGTCGTGCACAATGGCCTGTCGCCCGAGTTCCAGCCGGCGCCACGGGCCGCGCGCGACGCCGTCCGGAATCACTACGGCCTCCCAGAACGGTACTTCCTCTACGTGGGCACGCTGGAACCGCGCAAGAACATCCCGCGGCTGATTGCGGCGTGGTCGTCCGTCGTGCGGGATACGGCATGCGACCTGGTGATAGCGGGCCGCGAGGGATGGAAAGTGGGACCTGTCCGCGCCGCGGCGGAAACATCGCCGCACCGGCAGCGCATCCATTTCCCCGGTTTTGTCGCCGAGGAACACCTGCCGGCGTTACTGAGCGACGCCGTCGCGTTCGCATGGCCCAGTCTTTTCGAGGGATTTGGCTGGCCTCCGCTCGAGGCAATGGCCTGCGGCGCACCCGTGGTGACCTCCGATACCTCAAGCATCCCCGAGATCGTGGGAGACGGCGCATTGACCGTGGACCCGTACGATGAGGAGGCCATCGCGGACGCCCTGCGCAGGATTGCGGAAGACGAGACAACACGCGACGCCCTGCGAGAGAAGGGCCGCGCCCGGGCCGCACTTTTTTCCTGGGACCGGGCCGCACGGGAGACGCTGAAAACCTATAACAAGGCGATGGCATAG
- a CDS encoding glycosyltransferase family 4 protein: protein MRIGMDLTPLSGQRSGVGHFVAYLLQALVPLLEDDQIAGLATGLRPPGAVARSGKCTVKRAPLPTRALYRLWELTGRPRVDRLLGGADVFHATNYFLPPTQCARRVLTIYDLTFLRAPQWCSPKIVGPFARSVPRFARAADAILTCSEASKQDIVELLGVPETKVTVTYGAVHEGFAAPPREEAARRVREEYRLRDPYILFVGVIEPRKNVTGLLEAFARIRGKIPHRLVLVGREGWQREPVPAIAERLGIGDRITRLGYVPSHAALAAFYAAADVFVLPSFHEGFGLPVLEAMACGCPVVTTPRAALPEAGGDAARYADPESPEAMATAIAEVLQDTALRERMVAAGHAQAARFSWKETARRTLAVYRRVAAGCA from the coding sequence ATGCGCATAGGCATGGATCTGACGCCGCTGTCGGGACAACGCAGCGGCGTAGGGCATTTCGTCGCCTACTTGCTGCAAGCGCTCGTTCCCTTGCTTGAGGACGACCAGATTGCCGGTCTTGCGACCGGTTTGCGCCCCCCCGGCGCTGTTGCGCGGTCCGGCAAATGCACCGTCAAGCGCGCGCCTCTTCCCACGCGCGCGCTTTACCGGCTTTGGGAGTTAACGGGGCGGCCGCGGGTGGATCGACTGCTGGGCGGCGCCGATGTGTTTCATGCCACGAACTACTTCCTGCCCCCGACGCAGTGCGCCCGCCGCGTCTTGACAATCTACGACCTGACGTTCTTGCGTGCGCCCCAATGGTGCAGTCCGAAAATCGTGGGTCCCTTTGCGCGGAGCGTGCCGCGCTTCGCGCGCGCGGCTGACGCAATACTCACCTGTTCGGAGGCAAGCAAGCAGGACATTGTCGAGCTCTTGGGAGTTCCCGAGACGAAGGTGACGGTGACCTACGGCGCGGTGCACGAGGGCTTCGCCGCGCCGCCGCGCGAGGAAGCGGCTCGGCGCGTGCGCGAGGAATACCGGCTCCGCGACCCATATATTCTGTTTGTCGGGGTCATCGAGCCCCGAAAGAACGTAACGGGTCTGCTGGAAGCATTCGCCCGCATCAGGGGGAAAATCCCGCACCGGCTGGTGCTGGTCGGGCGCGAGGGCTGGCAGCGGGAGCCGGTGCCCGCGATTGCGGAACGGCTGGGCATCGGGGACCGCATAACTCGGCTGGGCTACGTGCCTTCCCACGCGGCGCTGGCCGCGTTTTACGCTGCGGCGGATGTTTTCGTGCTGCCGTCGTTCCACGAAGGTTTCGGCCTGCCCGTGCTCGAGGCGATGGCGTGCGGGTGCCCGGTCGTCACGACACCGCGCGCAGCGTTGCCGGAAGCCGGCGGAGACGCCGCGCGCTACGCGGACCCGGAATCTCCGGAAGCGATGGCCACGGCCATCGCGGAGGTGCTGCAAGACACCGCGTTGCGCGAGCGCATGGTCGCGGCGGGCCATGCCCAGGCCGCGCGGTTCTCCTGGAAGGAGACGGCCCGGCGAACGCTGGCGGTATACCGGAGGGTCGCGGCGGGATGCGCGTAG
- the hrcA gene encoding heat-inducible transcription repressor HrcA yields MARVPEPLSEREEQILHAAVQTYIATAEPVGSRTIVKRFGMDISPATVRNVMADLEERGYLQQIHTSSGRVPTDAGYRYYVDHLMEVQTLTQAEREHIEQDLSRRLDDADAVLRQTSHLLALVSHQTGMAEAPNEHDARVRRLELLPVSATHMALLIVDNFSRVHTLTVDMNERLSNTEAQGLVRFLNEQLKDTPIGLLAGTLQQRMRDYLEEQRRLAERALRLLHLLPVETHRQLFLEGATQIFEQPEFRDVTRAKELLGFFEERHRLADLLRASINDENGPRTRVLIGAEARDQGMDELSVVASPYRVGDKTVGVVGVLGPRRMPYSRFTALVDYTADMVGRLLTRLSR; encoded by the coding sequence ATGGCGCGGGTACCGGAACCTCTGTCGGAGCGCGAAGAGCAAATCTTGCATGCCGCCGTGCAGACGTACATTGCCACGGCGGAGCCCGTAGGTTCGCGCACGATAGTCAAGCGCTTCGGCATGGATATCAGCCCGGCAACGGTCCGCAACGTGATGGCGGACCTCGAAGAGCGGGGCTATTTGCAGCAGATCCATACCAGTTCCGGCCGGGTGCCCACGGATGCCGGTTATCGCTACTACGTCGACCATTTGATGGAAGTGCAGACCCTGACGCAAGCCGAACGCGAGCATATCGAGCAGGACTTGTCGCGGCGGCTGGATGACGCCGACGCGGTGCTGCGGCAGACCAGCCACTTGCTGGCGCTGGTGTCGCATCAGACGGGCATGGCTGAGGCGCCGAACGAGCATGACGCGCGGGTCCGCCGTCTCGAGCTGCTTCCGGTATCCGCCACGCATATGGCGCTGCTCATCGTAGACAATTTCTCGCGGGTGCATACGCTGACCGTGGATATGAACGAGAGGCTGAGCAACACGGAAGCGCAAGGCCTGGTGCGGTTTCTGAATGAACAGTTGAAGGACACGCCGATTGGCCTGCTGGCGGGCACCCTGCAACAACGTATGCGGGATTACCTGGAGGAACAGCGGCGCCTGGCCGAGCGGGCGCTGCGTCTGCTTCATTTGCTTCCCGTGGAAACGCACCGGCAATTGTTTCTCGAAGGCGCGACGCAAATCTTCGAGCAGCCGGAGTTCCGTGACGTCACGCGCGCGAAGGAACTCCTCGGCTTCTTCGAGGAGCGCCACCGCCTCGCGGACCTGCTGCGCGCAAGCATCAACGATGAGAACGGACCGCGTACGCGCGTGCTCATCGGCGCCGAAGCGCGCGACCAGGGCATGGACGAACTCAGCGTAGTCGCATCGCCCTATCGCGTAGGCGACAAGACGGTGGGCGTGGTAGGCGTGCTGGGTCCCCGGCGCATGCCCTACTCGCGGTTTACCGCACTGGTGGACTACACGGCGGACATGGTGGGCAGACTGCTCACCCGGCTCAGCCGTTGA